In a single window of the Anguilla rostrata isolate EN2019 chromosome 4, ASM1855537v3, whole genome shotgun sequence genome:
- the LOC135253355 gene encoding uncharacterized protein LOC135253355 isoform X1: protein MADSGEEVAVVGIGCNFPGGEGLTNFWKILLEGKNCTVQIPDDRFDPAFWYDSDDSKAGKTRTAKAALIDGLNEFDHKFFGITETEADLMDPQQKLLLECTYRALETAGIPMEKASGTRTGVFIGLMNRDYETILSNSPTTITHYNGTGTGMSIAANRISYTFNFTGPSLAIDCACSSSLVALHYAAQAVRQGDCEMAVCGGVSCILEPRIFVTLSKAKMLSPDGCSKPFSSRADGYGRGEGCGVILLKPLKKALRDFDHVWGIISKTALNQDGGTVSPITRPSMAQQEELLHRIYSAGFDPSHVQYIEAHGTGTPAGDPAEAGSISRAIAKTRPPGEALCIGSVKGNIGHTESAAGVAGLIKVLLMMHYETIVPSLFYSEDSASIDAKALNLKIPTRVEKWEKTGPAGRAAGINNFGFGGTNAHAIVREYRQVDYSIPTNQDSTKLFVLSAASEKSFEMIIADTSQELATNNAVDLKSLAYTSACRRSHMKHRYRRVFLTSSRSNLQEKLRSALSESTLPFKSGLKLVFVFCGNGVTYKGMCKGLLKENPIFRDKMKEVENLFHNYKSTNILEKLENDYDNDDYSKPDVVQPILFAIQVGIFSLLKHWGIRPDAVLGHSVGEVAAAHCSGLLSLEDAVKVIYFRSMLQSKVTGGKMLVVSKIAVSEILRLLPAYSGKVCLAAFNSPQSCTLSGEADAVESLHHKLKTSFNDKNLFLHILDVPAAYHSHMMDPILDQIQGSVGSLQENEMEAELFSTVTGEKCSQGDFSSGKYWTRNVREPVAFEQALRSVAKDKKNVVFVEIGPRRALQRNIMETLGNDITVLPTAQPDKDHETLLTSVSKLFELGVNVNWEHLYKGHEAPPTSFPRYQFDCVKKEVYFETVRQGNETMSRNRHPIIRPTKHNSTEFTCNLSSGATKYLSEHKHNGIALAPSALYVELALASVIASMKSNVSLSSLQLSISFQSPYLFSETSPKMKVQVEPSEDTAEFKIHSQSATYASGAIEWKNGSMAPEQKNIALDFVFKRCQSVIKAEQVYTALSQAGFQYGSVFRELGDVYYGEEFKEAISNFRVPDEMMRQLQDYYVHPIVLDQFMQMIGVVAGNRFSSRPGFPSAMGCVTVSSPLQNEMVIYLRTVRETSDGFEVCGCFTDKEGHVLVELRHVRITLMGGGSSVAKEFFFHNEQHATTEDVSPCHKPKALVFADQLGVADFLRQYLHSSSTFIQFEELGKLSNFKVTELFTEFMVPDVVNKFEDVLFISGLQNLSDLKTEMILDHLVNCCELFREIVLALNAAKYTNTIRIITYRSAEGTVDRISPGFVISGMTRACAAELLGLSFQIIDLASMTSEDLSSLAHTLCSYPASKYSELTISNGQIYSSTITRTPIKTIESPERVVYSSGSENLILQTADPYRMTKLSAIPCSEPGDQIQDQTVEVQLSKICVHSSDYFPVSVSDLNFGQTMYWNKYVSQNHKLLALDFSGTVTAVGKDVGKLKLGDNIVSCYPITASSKVVIPEAACYRTKKLPFLKEVPCISFFVLAWEILHCVLPKVIENKKLAIISLEPDSYLVQVLMLTANQSGWNVIVGTQLSGLLQNANKCDAFVLLPPFDASLVDKACSVSTARNIVLVYDNQMPPILLRNMLRTDSENVCVQIVQVAHLFQKAYLKKQKRLIYSWLKSMRLIEVPVLKNIVFQRKTSGSIDCLPVQVSKSYFCSDTTSIVVLDGKTKDEVSHLPIQEKPKQLFLQKSVYIVTGGLSGLGFETVKFIAQRGGGCIAILSRRSSSHLQNEIFTLQNRYGVSIISIQCDVSLSEQVVKAVVEIEQRFPSCPVRGIFHSAVVLHDGLLETLNKSHYEKVLRPKINGALNLHRATMHCKLDYFVCYSSISSFIGNATQTNYAAANYFLDMFCHYRRRLGLAAQSINWGALNLGLLLNKDSLQRFLETKGMIVMNVAEFHDGLEQCLLQNNAQQVVCKFSFKNLRNHVLSQNTSLNIRLSALVNEELRNICTEPRAQLSPTPSSAGDCVRTTIRETCNVDFEELSDDTALAALGVDSMVAMTLQNLIFQETGVNIPLVKFLDPNSTLFTLVSIVEEREQCRFQKDV from the exons ATGGCGGACTCAGGTGAAGAGGTTGCTGTTGTGGGCATTGGTTGCAATTTCCCTGGAG GTGAAGGACTTACTAATTTCTGGAAGATTCTGCTGGAAGGAAAGAACTGCACAGTGCAAATTCCAGATGACCGATTTGACCCAGCGTTCTGGTATGATTCTGATGACAGCAAAGCTGGGAAAACACGAACTGCCAAAGCAGCCCTGATTGATGG GTTAAATGAGTTTGACCACAAGTTCTTTGGAATCACTGAGACGGAGGCAGACCTCATGGATCCCCAGCAGAAGCTCTTGCTGGAGTGCACCTACAGAGCACTGGAGACTGCTGGGATACCCATGGAGAAGGCCAGTGGAACCAGAACTGGGGTTTTCATTG GACTCATGAACAGGGACTACGAGACAATTCTGAGCAACAGCCCAACCACCATAACCCACTACAATGGCACAGGAACAGGCATGAGCATAGCTGCCAACAGGATCTCCTATACCTTCAACTTCACTGGACCCTCGCTTGCTATCGACTgcgcctgctcctcctctctagTGGCTCTCCACTACGCTGCCCAAGCCGTTAGACAAG GAGACTGTGAGATGGCTGTCTGTGGTGGGGTCAGCTGCATCCTTGAGCCACGGATCTTTGTCACTCTCAGCAAAGCCAAGATGCTCTCACCCGACGGCTGCAGCAAACCTTTCTCCAGCAGAGCAGATGGCTATGGGAGAGGGGAAGGCTGTGGGGTCATCCTGCTCAAGCCACTTAAAAAA GCTCTACGGGACTTTGATCATGTGTGGGGCATCATAAGCAAAACTGCTCTCAATCAGGATGGTGGCACTGTCAGTCCAATCACCAGGCCGTCCAtggcccagcaggaggagctgctcCACAGAATTTACTCTGCAGGGTTTGATCCATCACATGTCCAGTACATAGAGGCTCATGGGACTGGAACCCCAGCAGGAGATCCAGCAGAAGCAGGCAGCATCTCCAGAGCCATTGCCAAAACCAGACCTCCAGGAGAAGCACTCTGCATTGGCTCAGTGAAAGGTAACATTGGGCACACTGAGTCAGCAGCTGGAGTGGCAGGACTCATCAAGGTGCTTCTGATGATGCACTATGAAACTATTGTTCCCTCTCTATTCTACTCTGAGGACAGTGCCAGCATCGATGCCAAAGCCTTGAACCTGAAAATTCCCACTAGAGTAGAGAAGTGGGAAAAGACTGGCCCAGCAGGAAGGGCTGCAGGTATCAATAACTTTGGGTTTGGAGGGACCAATGCACATGCCATAGTCAGAGAGTACAGGCAGGTGGACTATTCTATACCCACCAATCAGGATTCAACAAAACTCTTTGTGTTGTCTGCAGCTTCTGAAAAGTCATTTGAAATGATAATTGCAGACACAAGTCAAGAGCTGGCCACAAACAATGCAGTAGATTTAAAATCTCTGGCATATACATCGGCATGTCGGAGAAGCCACATGAAGCACAGGTATagaagagtgtttctgacaTCCTCTCGCAGTAACCTACAGGAAAAACTCAGATCGGCGCTGAGCGAAAGCACTTTACCATTCAAATCAGGTTTAAAgttagtttttgtgttttgtggaaATGGAGTGACCTACAAAGGCATGTGCAAGGGACTGTTGAAAGAGAATCCCATATTcagagacaaaatgaaagaggTTGAGAACCTGTTCCATAATTACAAAAGCACTAACATTTTGGAGAAGCTGGAAAATGACTATGACAATGATGATTATTCAAAACCAGATGTTGTCCAACCCATTCTCTTTGCTATCCAGGTTGGCATTTTCAGTCTTCTAAAGCACTGGGGTATCAGACCTGATGCTGTTCTTGGGCACTCTGTAGGAGAGGTTGCTGCTGCCCATTGCTCTGGTCTGCTGTCTCTTGAGGATGCAGTAAAGGTGATCTATTTCCGCAGTATGTTGCAGAGCAAAGTCACAGGAGGGAAAATGCTTGTTGTCAGTAAGATAGCCGTATCAGAAATCCTGAGGCTCCTGCCTGCTTACTCAGGGAAAGTCTGCTTAGCTGCCTTCAACAGCCCTCAGTCCTGCACACTATCAGGTGAAGCAGATGCAGTCGAAAGTCTTCACCATAAGCTGAAGACCTCTTTCAACGACAAGAATCTGTTCCTCCACATTTTAGATGTCCCTGCTGCTTACCACAGTCATATGATGGATCCCATCCTGGACCAAATACAGGGCAGTGTAGGATCTTTGCAAGAGAATGAAATGGAGGCAGAGTTGTTTTCCACTGTGACTGGAGAGAAGTGTTCTCAAGGGGATTTTAGCTCAGGGAAATATTGGACCAGGAATGTTCGTGAGCCTGTCGCATTTGAACAAGCTTTGAGATCAGTAGCCAAAGACAAGAAGAACGTAGTCTTTGTAGAGATAGGTCCAAGAAGGGCCCTGCAGAGGAACATCATGGAGACATTAGggaatgacatcactgtgcTCCCCACTGCGCAACCAGATAAAGACCATGAGACACTGCTAACCTCGGTGTCAAAACTCTTTGAGCTGGGGGTGAATGTAAACTGGGAACATCTCTATAAAGGACATGAGGCACCACCAACATCGTTCCCAAGGTATCAATTTGATTGTGTAAAGAAGGAGGTGTACTTTGAAACAGTGAGGCAGGGCAATGAAACAATGTCTCGTAACCGTCACCCTATTATAAGACCCACAAAGCACAACAGCACAGAGTTCACCTGTAATCTTTCCTCAGGTGCAACAAAGTACCTaagtgaacacaaacacaatggcaTTGCCCTTGCCCCCAGTGCTCTGTATGTTGAACTGGCTCTAGCTTCTGTCATAGCCAGTATGAAGTCAAATGTGTCTCTTAGCTCACTGCAGCTCAGTATCAGTTTCCAAAGTCCATATCTGTTCAGTGAGACCTCCCCCAAAATGAAAGTACAGGTTGAACCATCAGAGGACACAGcagaatttaaaatacattctcAGTCAGCTACTTATGCCTCAGGTGCCATTGAATGGAAAAATGGATCAATGGCTCCTGAGCAAAAGAATATCGCTCTGGATTTTGTGTTCAAAAGATGCCAATCAGTCATAAAGGCGGAGCAGGTCTACACAGCCCTCTCTCAGGCAGGATTTCAGTATGGTTCAGTCTTCCGAGAGCTGGGAGATGTGTACTATGGGGAGGAGTTCAAGGAGGCTATTTCGAACTTCAGGGTTCCAGATGAAATGATGAGGCAGCTGCAGGACTACTATGTTCACCCTATAGTGCTGGATCAATTTATGCAGATGATAGGTGTTGTAGCCGGGAATAGATTTTCATCAAGGCCTGGATTCCCATCTGCCATGGGCTGTGTCACTGTGTCTAGCCCCCTGCAGAATGAAATGGTCATATATCTGAGAACAGTCAGAGAGACATCTGATGGGTTTGAGGTATGTGGCTGTTTCACAGACAAAGAGGGTCATGTTTTAGTTGAACTGAGACATGTGAGGATCACATTAATGGGAGGGGGTTCTTCTGTTGCTAAAGAGTTCTTCTTTCACAATGAGCAGCATGCCACCACTGAGGATGTCAGCCCCTGTCACAAACCAAAAGCCTTAGTTTTTGCTGATCAGTTAGGGGTGGCTGATTTTTTACGGCAGTATTTACACTCAAGTTCTACTTTCATCCAGTTCGAGGAACTTGGAAAACTATCCAACTTCAAAGTTACAGAATTGTTTACTGAATTCATGGTTCCAGATGTTGTCAATAAGTTTGAAgatgttttgttcatttctggCCTTCAAAATCTCAGTGActtgaaaacagaaatgatcCTTGATCACCTGGTCAACTGCTGTGAGCTTTTCCGTGAAATTGTTCTTGCACTGAACGCTGCCAAATACACCAACACTATCAGAATTATAACCTACAGATCAGCAGAGGGGACAGTAGACCGTATCAGTCCAGGTTTTGTCATTTCTGGCATGACTCGAGCCTGCGCAGCTGAACTTTTAGGTTTGTCATTCCAGATAATTGATCTTGCCTCTATGACAAGTGAAGACCTCAGTTCGTTAGCTCACACTTTATGTTCCTACCCAGCCAGCAAATACTCAGAGCTGACGATAAGCAATGGTCAGATTTATTCAAGTACAATCACTCGCACTCCCATTAAAACCATTGAGAGTCCTGAAAGGGTAGTTTACTCTTCAGGGTCTGAGAATCTCATCCTGCAGACTGCTGACCCTTATAGAATGACAAAGCTGTCTGCAATTCCTTGTAGTGAACCTGGAGACCAAATACAGGACCAAACTGTTGAGGTTCAACTGAGTAAAATCTGTGTTCATTCATCAGATTACTTCCCGGTCAGTGTCTCTGATCTGAACTTTGGTCAGACCATGTACTGGAACAAATACGTATCACAGAACCACAAACTCCTGGCTCTGGACTTCAGTGGAACTGTTACAGCTGTCGGGAAGGATGTGGGGAAACTGAAATTGGGAGACAACATTGTTTCATGTTACCCCATTACTGCATCCTCAAAGGTTGTGATTCCAGAAGCTGCATGCTATAGAACAAAGAAGCTTCCATTTCTCAAGGAAGTACCATGCATTTCCTTCTTTGTCCTTGCATGGGAAATCTTGCATTGTGTCCTTCCGAAagtaatagaaaataaaaagttggcCATTATTTCTCTTGAACCGGATTCATATCTGGTGCAGGTGCTGATGCTTACCGCAAATCAGTCAGGGTGGAATGTCATTGTAGGGACCCAACTTAGCGGACTGCTACAAAATGCGAACAAGTGCGATGCATTTGTCCTTTTGCCTCCATTTGATGCATCTTTGGTTGATAAAGCTTGCAGTGTTTCTACTGCCAGAAACATTGTTTTAGTGTATGATAACCAGATGCCACCTATTCTTTTGCGAAACATGTTAAGAACAGATagtgaaaatgtttgtgttcagaTTGTTCAGGTGGCTCATCTGTTCCAGAAAGCATACCTAAAGAAGCAAAAAAGATTGATCTACAGCTGGCTGAAATCAATGCGATTGATTGAAGTTCCGGTACTGAAAAACATTGTCTTTCAAAGAAAGACTTCCGGAAGCATTGATTGCCTGCCTGTTCAGGTGTCAAAATCCTACTTTTGCTCAGACACCACATCCATAGTTGTGCTTGATGGAAAAACCAAGGATGAGGTATCTCACCTTCCAATACAAGAGAAGCCAAAACAACTTTTCCTGCAGAAGTCTGTGTACATAGTGACGGGGGGTCTTTCTGGGCTGGGGTTTGAAACAGTGAAGTTCATAGCTCAAAGAGGAGGTGGATGCATTGCCATTCTAAGCAGAAGGTCTTCATCTCATTTGCAGAATGAGATATTCACCCTGCAGAATCGATACGGCGTGTCCATCATCAGCATACAGTGTGACGTCTCCCTTTCAGAACAGGTTGTGAAGGCAGTCGTTGAGATTGAACAGAGGTTTCCTTCCTGTCCAGTTAGAGGGATATTTCACAGTGCTGTTGTCCTGCATGATGGTCTACTTGAAACTCTCAACAAGTCACACTATGAAAAAGTGCTCAGGCCAAAGATTAATGGTGCTTTAAATCTCCATCGTGCAACAATGCACTGCAAACTGGACTATTTTGTGTGCTACTCTTCCATCTCCTCTTTCATTGGCAATGCCACTCAAACAAACTATGCCGCTGCCAATTATTTCCTGGACATGTTTTGCCATTATCGGAGGAGGCTTGGACTGGCTGCACAGTCTATTAACTGGGGGGCTTTGAACCTGGGCCTCCTATTGAACAAGGATTCTTTGCAGAGATTTTTGGAGACAAAGGGAATGATAGTGATGAATGTGGCAGAATTTCATGATGGTCTGGAGCAATGTTTGTTGCAAAACAATGCTCAACAGGTTGTGTGCAAGTTCAGCTTCAAAAACCTTAGAAATCATGTGCTGTCTCAAAACACCTCCCTGAATATACGTCTGTCAGCTTTGGTAAATGAAGAACTGAGAAACATATGCACAGAACCCAGAGCGCAACTGTCACCTACACCCTCTTCGGCAGGGGACTGTGTCAGGACCACGATCCGTGAGACTTGCAATGTAGACTTTGAAGAGCTGAGTGATGATACAGCACTGGCTGCTCTGGGTGTCGACTCAATGGTGGCCATGACTCTGCAGAACCTCATCTTTCAAGAGACAGGAGTCAATATTCCCCTTGTTAAATTTCTGGACCCAAACAGCACTCTGTTTACTTTAGTATCAATCGTGGAGGAAAGAGAACAGTGCCGATTTCAAAAGGATGTATAA